A genomic stretch from Candidatus Flexicrinis proximus includes:
- a CDS encoding S8 family serine peptidase, giving the protein MKARNRSLWTIAALLIAVLAMSVVVPVAAQGGGRDFTAAGSDAAVVSPDINVAAARRADGSVSVILKLASEPAYVAFVAAGGRGNRVAADAAASGRSVQISAEQAAVSSAVTALGGRVTGTFQFLNNAIVVEIAPDKVESLAKIAGVVAIGPNRTYAREHTTSMPLIRASDVWNGSFTGGSYTGEGVVVAVIDEGIDYTHAHFGGPENYATNDPLVIGEAGMTYWPPVALPDTSLRQMKVIGGYDYVGDDYDAGGSGAALIPAPDPDPIGCPYAHGTHVAGTIAGYGVDAAGATFMGNYTDGDALFPAYPLSSLAQFRIGPGAAPEALLVWLRVFGCLGSVNTDILLAALEDAGANTYLGTEDVDVVNMSLGSAYGGTGPDDFMNVAQEALAAIGVTVVASAGNSGDFLLVHGAPSSASTTISVANVVDSAAVIDGVFIYDPDNNPLTINNVTVAAAPGAMYTGADPLSGGIVMSDDGSVAVPGGPATGGTLTDACQVPLGGPFTGLWVVADRGTCSFSVKVANIKAAGAAGAIIVNNAPDAPFTMGQTAGFDDLLPSAMIGQTDGTTLKGLLPLPAATSGTFDGSQVQTVSDILFVPSTSTSRGGALRGNGDIILKPNIAGPGSSITSAGAGTNDGGYTIGGTSMSSPHIAGGVALMIEKFGEPLDGNGVALIKQRLMNTATQDLYNSVASPAPFHSPQRVGAGFADFVNALNTELVAFATDAPENTSLSFGYPRALVGTTPTVSKTITVQNFSGAAMTLATGYSVRSDWGGAVVSVSPAFVTVPATGTALVTVTLTLNATQSNLNVGGDPLFSITGKTILHEESGYVTLTPISGSQTAIRVPVYAAPHLTSDMYAETEVEIAGDTGSSYVLLSGDGFDLGPDANDHLSLVSAYQLLATDGVETGLFWDADNSGTDDPDEELTDYSYADVEYVGADLQASSATRNYLYVGIGMHGEWNSPRDLFVEVYVDVDNDTVDDYVWYYGSGASDSFSVSFVPLADGGAYSFGNVVNYFAGQSFDSMLLKNNVLVMPVIVTDTINFGDPGFPNWVGGPINVTVLTYQRDSDFSFPIDTVSGVYEQSIAFGASPWKITRNLYANLDGATLDFDYDVTGLSPLPQIMTIHHQNDDAESRVQITDLAQITGETFALLSPADDAYVRDAADVTEATWEELTGAATYTFTLTQLSVNTRASGDQIVVWATAAADADDLTCAAGVCTLDLSAASLEDGTYSWSVIAAEDPFDVEASNNDFGFTVESNDLNLIADPGFEGCVAGLSPSWTGACKIDVLKANSGNAYFKGAANKFISQSITHPALEALGLGDLVTLGGFFDGKAAAKTVAVLKVKYNDLTAGLNSNGKDKIKVKLTVNTVGYEDHSLGLTLDGTVSSATVKFGSLLKKVNIDDVYLTNLGVNGPELRAEGALPPPAAPSGFRGNN; this is encoded by the coding sequence ATGAAAGCACGTAATCGCAGTCTTTGGACAATCGCAGCGCTGCTGATCGCCGTTTTGGCGATGAGCGTCGTTGTGCCTGTCGCCGCCCAGGGGGGCGGTCGTGATTTTACCGCGGCTGGGTCCGACGCAGCAGTGGTGTCGCCTGACATCAACGTTGCGGCCGCCCGCCGTGCTGACGGAAGCGTTTCCGTCATTCTCAAGCTGGCCAGCGAGCCGGCCTATGTCGCGTTTGTCGCGGCAGGCGGCCGTGGAAACCGTGTGGCGGCAGATGCCGCAGCGTCCGGCCGCAGCGTCCAGATCAGCGCCGAACAGGCTGCTGTGTCCTCCGCCGTTACGGCGCTGGGCGGCCGCGTGACCGGGACCTTCCAGTTCCTGAACAATGCCATCGTGGTCGAGATCGCGCCTGACAAGGTGGAGAGCCTCGCCAAGATCGCCGGCGTCGTCGCCATCGGCCCGAACCGCACCTATGCGCGTGAGCATACCACCAGTATGCCGCTCATCCGCGCCTCGGATGTCTGGAATGGTTCCTTCACCGGCGGCAGCTACACCGGCGAAGGCGTGGTCGTAGCCGTCATCGACGAAGGTATCGACTACACCCATGCCCATTTCGGCGGCCCGGAAAACTACGCCACCAATGACCCGCTGGTCATCGGCGAAGCCGGCATGACCTACTGGCCGCCGGTCGCTCTTCCGGACACCAGCCTGCGTCAGATGAAGGTCATCGGCGGTTACGACTATGTCGGTGATGACTACGATGCTGGCGGCTCCGGCGCCGCGCTGATCCCAGCGCCCGATCCGGATCCGATCGGCTGCCCGTATGCCCACGGTACGCATGTCGCCGGCACGATTGCCGGTTACGGCGTCGATGCCGCGGGTGCGACCTTCATGGGCAACTACACCGACGGCGATGCGCTGTTCCCGGCGTACCCGCTCTCGTCGCTGGCCCAGTTCCGCATCGGGCCGGGAGCCGCGCCAGAAGCGCTGCTCGTCTGGCTGCGCGTGTTCGGCTGCCTGGGTTCGGTCAACACCGATATCCTGCTGGCCGCACTGGAAGATGCCGGCGCCAACACCTACCTCGGCACCGAAGATGTCGATGTCGTCAACATGTCGCTCGGTTCCGCTTACGGCGGCACAGGCCCTGATGACTTCATGAACGTCGCGCAGGAAGCGCTGGCCGCCATTGGCGTGACGGTTGTCGCGTCGGCTGGTAACAGCGGCGATTTCCTGCTGGTTCACGGCGCTCCGTCCTCCGCAAGCACCACCATCAGCGTCGCCAACGTTGTCGACTCTGCCGCGGTGATCGACGGCGTGTTCATCTACGATCCGGATAACAACCCCCTCACCATCAACAATGTCACCGTCGCGGCGGCTCCGGGCGCGATGTACACCGGTGCTGATCCTCTGAGCGGCGGCATCGTCATGTCAGATGATGGCAGCGTCGCTGTCCCTGGCGGTCCGGCTACTGGTGGTACGCTCACCGATGCCTGTCAGGTGCCTCTCGGTGGCCCATTCACCGGCCTGTGGGTTGTCGCCGACCGCGGCACCTGCAGCTTCTCGGTCAAGGTGGCAAACATCAAGGCGGCGGGTGCCGCTGGCGCGATCATCGTCAACAATGCCCCGGATGCGCCCTTCACCATGGGCCAGACCGCCGGCTTCGACGATCTGCTCCCGTCGGCCATGATCGGCCAGACTGACGGCACCACCCTCAAGGGTCTGCTGCCGCTGCCGGCCGCCACGTCCGGCACGTTCGACGGGTCGCAGGTCCAGACCGTCAGCGATATCCTGTTTGTCCCCAGCACCTCCACCTCGCGCGGAGGTGCTCTCCGCGGCAACGGCGATATCATCCTCAAGCCGAATATCGCGGGTCCGGGTTCGTCGATCACCTCGGCGGGCGCAGGCACCAACGATGGCGGCTACACCATCGGCGGTACCTCGATGTCCTCCCCGCACATCGCGGGCGGCGTCGCGCTCATGATCGAGAAGTTCGGTGAACCGCTCGACGGTAACGGTGTCGCGCTCATCAAGCAGCGCCTGATGAACACGGCCACGCAGGACCTGTACAACAGCGTCGCGTCGCCGGCTCCGTTCCACTCGCCGCAGCGTGTCGGCGCCGGTTTTGCCGACTTCGTCAACGCCCTGAACACGGAACTCGTCGCCTTCGCCACCGATGCGCCGGAAAACACCAGCCTCTCCTTCGGCTACCCGCGCGCGCTGGTTGGCACGACGCCGACCGTTTCCAAGACCATCACCGTCCAGAACTTCAGCGGCGCGGCGATGACGCTTGCCACCGGCTACAGCGTCCGCAGCGACTGGGGCGGCGCGGTGGTCAGTGTCAGCCCGGCCTTCGTCACCGTTCCGGCCACCGGCACGGCGCTCGTCACCGTGACCCTGACCCTGAACGCCACGCAGTCCAACCTGAACGTCGGCGGCGACCCGCTCTTCTCGATCACCGGCAAGACTATCCTGCACGAAGAATCGGGTTACGTCACGCTCACGCCGATCAGCGGCAGCCAGACGGCCATCCGCGTCCCGGTGTATGCCGCGCCGCACCTGACCTCTGACATGTACGCTGAAACCGAAGTCGAGATCGCCGGCGATACCGGTTCGTCGTATGTCCTCCTTAGCGGTGACGGCTTCGACCTCGGCCCCGATGCCAACGATCATCTCTCGCTCGTCTCGGCCTACCAGCTCCTGGCCACCGACGGTGTCGAAACCGGCCTGTTCTGGGACGCGGACAACAGCGGCACCGATGATCCGGACGAAGAACTGACCGATTACTCGTACGCCGATGTCGAATATGTCGGCGCCGACCTGCAGGCCTCCAGCGCGACCAGAAACTACCTGTATGTCGGTATCGGCATGCACGGCGAATGGAACAGCCCGCGCGACCTGTTCGTGGAAGTCTATGTCGATGTCGACAACGACACCGTCGACGACTACGTCTGGTACTACGGCTCCGGCGCGTCGGACTCGTTCTCGGTATCGTTCGTGCCCCTGGCCGACGGCGGCGCCTACTCGTTCGGCAATGTCGTCAACTACTTCGCCGGCCAATCGTTTGACTCGATGCTGCTCAAGAACAACGTGCTGGTCATGCCGGTCATCGTGACCGACACCATTAACTTTGGTGATCCGGGCTTCCCCAACTGGGTCGGCGGCCCGATCAACGTCACGGTCCTGACCTACCAGCGCGACAGCGACTTCTCGTTCCCGATCGATACCGTTTCGGGTGTCTACGAGCAGAGCATCGCGTTCGGTGCGTCGCCATGGAAGATTACGCGTAATCTCTATGCGAATCTGGACGGCGCCACGCTCGACTTCGACTACGATGTCACCGGTCTGTCGCCGCTGCCGCAGATCATGACGATCCACCATCAGAACGACGACGCTGAGTCCCGCGTTCAGATCACCGATCTGGCGCAGATCACCGGCGAGACGTTCGCCCTGCTCAGCCCGGCGGACGATGCCTATGTCCGCGACGCGGCTGACGTCACTGAAGCGACCTGGGAAGAACTGACCGGTGCGGCAACCTACACCTTCACGCTCACCCAGCTCTCGGTCAACACCCGCGCGTCCGGCGACCAGATCGTCGTCTGGGCGACGGCGGCGGCCGATGCGGACGATCTGACCTGCGCGGCCGGCGTCTGCACGCTCGACCTGAGCGCGGCCTCGCTGGAAGACGGCACCTACAGCTGGTCGGTCATCGCGGCGGAAGACCCGTTCGATGTCGAAGCGTCCAACAATGACTTCGGCTTCACGGTCGAGTCCAACGACCTCAACCTGATCGCCGACCCCGGCTTTGAAGGCTGCGTCGCGGGTCTCTCCCCGTCGTGGACCGGCGCCTGCAAGATCGACGTGCTCAAGGCCAACAGCGGTAACGCTTACTTCAAGGGCGCTGCGAACAAGTTCATCTCGCAGTCGATCACCCACCCGGCACTCGAAGCGCTCGGTCTGGGCGATCTGGTGACCCTCGGCGGCTTCTTCGATGGCAAGGCTGCTGCCAAGACCGTCGCGGTGCTCAAGGTCAAGTACAACGACCTCACCGCCGGCCTGAACAGCAACGGCAAGGACAAGATCAAGGTCAAGCTGACCGTCAACACCGTCGGCTACGAAGATCACAGCCTTGGCCTGACCCTCGACGGCACCGTCAGTTCCGCCACCGTCAAGTTCGGCAGTCTGCTGAAGAAGGTCAACATCGACGACGTCTACCTCACCAACCTGGGCGTCAACGGTCCCGAACTGCGTGCTGAAGGCGCTCTGCCGCCTCCGGCCGCCCCGAGTGGCTTCCGCGGCAACAACTAA
- a CDS encoding aspartate aminotransferase family protein, whose product MNARLAEDLSALDALLDRAKRITSEYWRQIDRQPPAFDAAPAPDYALPDSGLGADAALTLFEQRYASGMAASSGPRYWGFVTGGTTPAALLGDWLTAAFDTNAADRHNSAAPLIELDAIRLLRDLFGLPPALHGVFVSGATTANLVGLAMGREWVNRQRGHDTAQDGLYAAPPVKLLSAEPHSSIYKTMSILGMGRRHVQPVARLSGDREAMDVADLERQLAALNGEPVIVSASAGTVNTVDFDDLAAIAALRERYPFWMHVDAAFGGFAACSPLYADRLAGWEHADSLTVDAHKWLNVPYDSAMIFTPHLGLQSEVFQNRAAYLPAVSDTPDFFHLTPENSRRLRALPAWFTLIAYGRDGYREIVERDCALARQLGERIAASRLFELMAPVRMNVVCFSLRVNRTPERISAFLTRLRDDGRLFLTPGTFGGQPGIRAALVNWRTTPADLDLAWQALLDLVD is encoded by the coding sequence ATGAATGCACGCCTGGCCGAAGACTTATCGGCGCTCGACGCACTGCTGGATCGCGCCAAACGCATTACGTCCGAGTATTGGCGCCAGATCGACCGTCAGCCGCCAGCCTTCGATGCCGCGCCCGCCCCGGATTACGCGCTGCCGGACTCCGGCCTCGGCGCGGACGCCGCGCTCACGCTCTTCGAGCAGCGCTACGCGTCAGGCATGGCGGCCAGCAGCGGCCCGCGTTACTGGGGCTTTGTCACCGGCGGCACGACTCCTGCCGCGCTGCTGGGCGACTGGCTCACTGCCGCCTTCGATACCAACGCGGCCGACCGTCATAATTCTGCCGCGCCCCTGATCGAACTTGACGCGATCCGTCTGCTGCGCGACCTGTTCGGCCTGCCGCCCGCGCTGCACGGCGTTTTCGTCAGCGGCGCGACGACCGCCAATCTGGTTGGCCTGGCGATGGGCCGCGAGTGGGTCAACCGCCAGCGCGGCCACGATACCGCGCAGGACGGGCTGTATGCCGCGCCGCCGGTGAAACTGCTCAGCGCCGAACCGCACAGCAGCATCTATAAGACCATGTCGATCCTGGGCATGGGCCGCCGTCACGTCCAGCCGGTCGCGCGCCTGTCCGGGGATCGCGAAGCGATGGACGTCGCCGACCTCGAACGCCAGCTTGCCGCGCTCAACGGGGAGCCGGTCATCGTTTCCGCCAGCGCCGGCACCGTCAACACCGTCGACTTTGACGATCTGGCCGCCATCGCCGCCTTGCGCGAGCGCTATCCGTTCTGGATGCATGTCGATGCCGCTTTCGGCGGGTTCGCCGCCTGTTCGCCGCTGTATGCCGACCGGCTGGCGGGCTGGGAACACGCTGATTCGCTCACGGTCGATGCACATAAGTGGCTCAACGTGCCGTACGACTCGGCCATGATCTTTACGCCGCATCTCGGCCTGCAAAGCGAGGTCTTTCAGAACCGGGCCGCCTATCTTCCCGCTGTCAGCGACACGCCCGACTTCTTCCACCTCACGCCGGAAAATTCGCGCCGTCTGCGCGCGCTTCCGGCATGGTTCACCCTCATCGCCTATGGCCGAGACGGCTACCGCGAAATCGTCGAGCGCGACTGCGCCCTGGCGCGGCAGTTGGGCGAACGTATCGCCGCATCGCGCTTATTTGAGCTGATGGCGCCCGTCCGCATGAACGTCGTGTGCTTCTCTCTGCGCGTAAACCGCACGCCGGAGCGCATCTCGGCCTTCCTCACCCGCCTGCGCGACGATGGCCGCCTGTTCCTGACGCCGGGCACTTTCGGCGGCCAGCCGGGGATTCGCGCCGCGCTCGTCAACTGGCGCACCACGCCGGCCGATCTCGATCTGGCCTGGCAGGCGCTTCTCGATCTGGTGGACTAG
- a CDS encoding PAS domain-containing protein, with product MSSAATTPVLTAYMVLARNLPDTTVVMYDSDLQVLLAEGSDLPVLGFGHRRIVGFSLFDTLPADVAARYEPHLLKALLGERSTVHEVFGEGRSIYQIQFGPARHHDGSIFAGMILCQNVTTQRSAESKLRDSEGRYRALIRAVPDTLLLLDANGTVLEVFQNSRTSQITGVLPLIRGVNIRDIQLPQVVTRLVFNLIERALASEQLETAEADLTGSPGQALHAELRCVPLSDAQVMLVVRDVTELRKAQHSLEVRLDELTGLHARLSELERLKTDMLRLGAHDLRSPLMVIMNYARYLADELAAAPAGSQALQYLNEIVDAAERMKMISRDILDAERIEQMLDTTALDAVEFVSALQSAADGLRANAALKHHTMTMRVPPYPLHGRGDGPMLREAAGNLISNAIKYTPDGGHIEIVVRSTASHVEFSVTDNGYGIPPEAQGTLFEPLLHAGTKEARREAGTGFGLYLVKRIIERHDGEVFFESRLSQGSTFGFRLPISRG from the coding sequence ATGAGTTCAGCCGCAACCACCCCTGTGCTGACTGCGTACATGGTGTTGGCCCGCAATCTTCCCGATACGACCGTTGTGATGTACGACAGCGATCTGCAGGTGCTGCTTGCCGAGGGGTCGGACCTGCCAGTGCTGGGCTTCGGCCACAGACGGATCGTCGGTTTTAGCCTGTTCGACACCCTGCCGGCTGATGTCGCCGCGCGCTATGAGCCGCACCTGCTGAAGGCGCTGCTGGGCGAGCGCAGCACAGTCCACGAAGTATTTGGCGAGGGCCGGTCGATCTATCAGATCCAGTTCGGCCCGGCGCGCCACCACGACGGCTCGATCTTTGCCGGCATGATTCTGTGCCAGAACGTCACGACGCAGCGCAGCGCGGAGTCGAAGCTCCGCGACAGCGAAGGCCGCTACCGCGCCCTGATCCGCGCCGTGCCGGATACGCTGCTGCTGCTCGACGCCAACGGCACCGTCCTGGAGGTCTTCCAGAATTCCCGCACGTCGCAGATTACCGGCGTGCTGCCGCTGATCCGCGGCGTCAATATCCGCGATATCCAGCTTCCGCAGGTCGTCACGCGGCTGGTCTTCAACCTGATCGAACGCGCATTGGCGTCCGAGCAGCTTGAAACCGCGGAAGCCGACCTGACCGGCAGTCCGGGGCAGGCGCTGCACGCCGAGCTGCGCTGCGTCCCCCTCAGCGACGCCCAGGTTATGCTGGTCGTGCGCGATGTCACCGAACTGCGTAAAGCGCAGCACTCGCTCGAAGTGCGGCTCGACGAACTGACCGGGCTTCACGCGCGCCTCAGCGAACTTGAGCGGCTCAAGACTGACATGCTGCGCCTTGGCGCCCATGACCTCCGAAGCCCGCTGATGGTCATCATGAACTACGCGCGCTATCTGGCCGACGAGCTCGCGGCGGCCCCGGCTGGTTCGCAGGCGCTGCAGTACCTGAACGAGATCGTCGATGCCGCCGAGCGGATGAAGATGATCAGCCGCGACATCCTCGACGCCGAGCGCATCGAGCAGATGCTCGATACAACCGCGCTCGATGCTGTGGAGTTCGTCTCGGCGCTTCAGAGCGCGGCCGATGGCCTGCGCGCGAATGCCGCCCTAAAACATCATACGATGACCATGCGTGTGCCGCCTTATCCGCTGCACGGCCGCGGCGATGGCCCGATGCTGCGCGAAGCCGCCGGCAACCTGATCAGCAACGCCATCAAGTACACGCCCGACGGCGGGCATATCGAAATCGTCGTGCGCAGCACCGCCAGCCATGTCGAGTTCAGCGTCACCGACAATGGCTATGGCATCCCGCCGGAAGCGCAGGGGACGCTCTTCGAGCCGCTGCTGCACGCCGGGACGAAAGAGGCGCGGCGCGAAGCCGGGACGGGCTTCGGCCTGTATCTGGTCAAGCGCATCATCGAGCGCCATGACGGCGAAGTCTTCTTCGAGAGCCGCCTTTCGCAGGGCAGCACCTTCGGGTTCCGTCTGCCGATCTCCAGAGGCTAG
- a CDS encoding DUF1917 domain-containing protein — protein MSDSPHPPNLDLIQMVQRARMLHDAEAIPSEIGGVYWIEVKPDRPGAAPTSRAGLWLIETDLAGVDALWATVKAATLAGKLGYKSKASTASRGGRGVPDQRVICVCTADRADAADVERVRAALMALGIVPLHYE, from the coding sequence ATGTCCGATTCCCCTCACCCCCCCAACCTCGATCTGATCCAAATGGTGCAGCGCGCCCGTATGCTGCACGATGCCGAAGCCATCCCGTCGGAAATCGGCGGCGTCTACTGGATCGAGGTCAAGCCGGATAGACCGGGCGCCGCGCCGACCTCACGCGCCGGCCTGTGGCTGATCGAGACCGACCTCGCCGGCGTTGACGCGCTGTGGGCGACCGTCAAAGCCGCGACCCTCGCTGGGAAGCTCGGCTATAAGTCGAAGGCGTCGACCGCCTCGCGCGGGGGCCGGGGCGTCCCTGACCAGCGCGTGATCTGCGTCTGCACCGCCGACCGCGCCGATGCCGCCGATGTCGAACGGGTGCGCGCCGCGCTTATGGCGCTGGGAATCGTCCCTCTGCACTACGAATAA
- a CDS encoding TolB family protein: protein MQRAATISAAFCIGLLLVLFVRGAGGVVRSPQVTYGGLTGALFGYDVGLDRSAPLVRGVNKLPVAWSWSPDGSRLAYVLLDFNSGLYEILLWSPHIRQSSSVARGLPFGSPPQWSPDGRIIAAVDINQDICLYTLAGRPPACLNVQPAGQPSWSPDGAAIAYLSRLPEGGLLRVDIADGRVTPLFTGYNGVNHPRWSPQGSVIAFSFQSGQSGRRHLYLVPSEGGAIRALTSGDSWQDQPVWSPDGRYLAYNEHPADSAAQPDVAVIDAESGQVTQVTTHPLIDTDPRWSPDGRYLSFVSDRFDGKPRLHVVSTAALDAIEPVAQPGVLMRLYAYAWRP from the coding sequence GTGCAGCGCGCCGCCACGATTTCCGCTGCCTTTTGCATCGGACTGCTGCTGGTGCTGTTCGTCCGCGGAGCGGGGGGCGTCGTCCGCTCGCCTCAAGTCACCTACGGCGGCCTGACCGGCGCCCTGTTCGGCTATGATGTCGGCCTTGACCGGTCGGCGCCGCTGGTGCGCGGGGTAAACAAGCTGCCCGTGGCCTGGTCATGGTCGCCGGATGGTTCGCGGCTGGCCTACGTCCTGCTCGACTTCAACTCCGGCCTGTACGAAATCCTGCTCTGGTCGCCGCACATCCGCCAGAGTTCCAGCGTGGCGCGCGGCCTGCCGTTCGGGTCGCCGCCGCAGTGGTCGCCCGACGGCCGGATCATCGCCGCCGTCGACATCAACCAGGACATCTGCCTGTATACACTGGCTGGTAGGCCGCCCGCCTGCCTGAATGTCCAGCCCGCCGGCCAGCCCAGCTGGTCGCCGGATGGCGCGGCCATCGCCTACCTGTCGCGGTTGCCCGAAGGCGGTCTGCTGCGTGTCGACATTGCCGATGGCCGCGTCACGCCGCTCTTTACGGGCTATAACGGCGTGAACCACCCGCGCTGGTCGCCGCAAGGGTCGGTCATCGCCTTCTCGTTCCAATCCGGTCAATCCGGCCGCCGCCATCTTTACCTTGTCCCCAGTGAGGGCGGGGCGATCCGTGCCCTCACCAGTGGCGACAGCTGGCAGGATCAGCCGGTATGGTCGCCCGATGGCCGCTATCTGGCGTACAATGAACACCCAGCCGACAGCGCAGCCCAGCCGGATGTCGCGGTGATCGACGCCGAAAGCGGGCAGGTCACCCAGGTCACCACCCATCCGCTGATCGACACCGATCCGCGCTGGTCACCCGATGGCCGCTACCTGTCGTTCGTCTCCGACCGCTTCGACGGCAAGCCGCGCCTGCATGTGGTCTCGACTGCCGCGTTGGATGCCATCGAGCCAGTCGCCCAGCCTGGCGTGTTGATGCGCCTCTACGCTTACGCCTGGCGTCCCTGA
- a CDS encoding ABC transporter permease has product MTRFLVRRLALLALTMVITSAIIFALTQVLPGDIARLQLGREASDVALEQFRERYGLNDPLPVQYVRWLGGFVTGDWGVSYSSGSPAVRPLVLDRLGNTLRLAALTLLISVPLSITLGVLAALRENSWLDNVISLVSLSVVGLPEFVTGIVLINGLALGLGWFPPNALVMPDMSLGDWVRTLTLPALTATLVLLGYVVRMTRAGMLEELKQDYVRTAALKGLPARTVIVKHVLRNALLPTITVIALSVGWLIGGLIVIENVFSFPGLGALLVDAVVAKNIPLLQASVMIVIFFFALANLAADLLYAGLNPRIRLS; this is encoded by the coding sequence ATGACCCGTTTCCTGGTCCGGCGGCTGGCGCTGCTCGCGCTGACGATGGTCATCACCTCGGCGATTATCTTTGCGCTGACCCAGGTGCTGCCCGGCGACATCGCCCGCTTACAGTTGGGACGCGAGGCGTCGGACGTCGCGCTGGAGCAGTTCCGCGAACGCTACGGCCTGAACGACCCGCTGCCGGTGCAGTACGTGCGCTGGCTGGGCGGATTCGTCACGGGGGACTGGGGCGTGAGTTATTCGAGCGGGAGCCCGGCCGTGCGCCCGCTGGTTCTCGACCGGTTGGGCAATACGCTGCGGCTGGCGGCGCTCACCCTGCTGATCAGCGTACCGCTCTCGATCACCTTAGGGGTGCTGGCGGCGCTGCGCGAAAACTCGTGGCTCGATAACGTGATTTCGCTGGTGTCGCTGTCGGTGGTCGGGCTGCCGGAATTCGTGACCGGCATCGTGCTGATCAACGGGCTAGCGCTCGGGCTGGGGTGGTTTCCGCCGAACGCGCTGGTGATGCCTGACATGAGTTTAGGCGACTGGGTACGGACGCTGACCCTGCCCGCGCTGACCGCCACGCTGGTGCTGCTCGGTTATGTCGTGCGGATGACACGCGCGGGGATGCTGGAAGAACTGAAACAGGATTACGTGCGGACGGCGGCGCTCAAAGGGCTGCCGGCGCGGACGGTGATCGTCAAACACGTCCTGCGCAACGCGCTGCTGCCGACGATCACGGTGATTGCGCTGTCGGTCGGCTGGCTGATCGGCGGGCTGATCGTGATCGAAAACGTGTTCAGCTTCCCCGGACTGGGCGCGCTGCTGGTCGACGCGGTGGTCGCCAAGAATATCCCGCTGCTTCAGGCAAGCGTGATGATCGTAATCTTTTTCTTTGCGCTGGCCAACCTGGCCGCCGACCTCCTGTATGCCGGGTTAAACCCGCGCATCCGGCTGTCCTGA